The following are encoded in a window of Oncorhynchus mykiss isolate Arlee chromosome 11, USDA_OmykA_1.1, whole genome shotgun sequence genomic DNA:
- the LOC110535501 gene encoding glycogen debranching enzyme isoform X1: protein MVRSRQTRVLFLNDMERLERTLFRLEQGFELQFRLGPTLQGRHVQVHTNYPAEGEKFDRLKFWPLNWINPTGRDDDSDKYCKLDLQVAGSYQYYFCAGTEEKTGSGYIVVDPVLRVGADNHVLPLDCIAIQTYLAKCLGPLDEWQDRLRVAKETGYNMIHFTPLQKLGMSRSCYSLADQLELNPEFSTEGKNYTWMDVGNLVEKLKKEWNMVCITDVVYNHTAANSRWLCLHPECGYNLVNSPHLKPAWVLDRALWHLTCDIADGKYSGHGVPAHIENEHQLHMLRGVLWDEIYPRTKLWEFYQVNVEKAVEQFRKLLQAGGKAVRLENEDKKRLRILPDPHCRRFGNTVDMTSALETFIPNGNEPSSIQECCNWLRNRLEELNVESYKEMHYHEEQATNCIVGNVVYERLADHGPKLGPITRNHPVVCGYFTFPFEDNLTFDQEMQLMSQTDKACHFLAHNGWVMSDDPLRNFAEPGSNVYLRRELICWGDSVKLRYGEKPADCPYLWAHMKKYTEITAQHFAGVRLDNCHSTPLHVAEYMLERARELKPDLYVVAELFTGSEELDNVFVTRLAITSLIREAMSAGDSHEEGRLVYRFGGEPVGSFVQPSLRPLVPSIAHAMFLDVTHDNECPVQIRSVYDSLPSSAIVSMASCATGSTRGYDELVPHQISVVKEERFYPKWNSEAKPSSAGEVNSQSGIIAGKLALNKLHQELASKGFSQVYVDQVDEDIVAVTRHCPSTHQSVVAVCHTAFRNPKTYQYRQEVPPMCIPGKIEEVVLEARTVERIAGSYQKDRKSINGLPDHTLEIREHIQLHDSKIVKQDDVMCKGRSEFVQEIEFEHLSPGSVIVFRVSLDPRSQELVGVLRRHLVQFSDHYKTGSMPDNNAPAILTTPLAAIMSKVTLADMNVLLFRCDAEEQEDGGGCYNIPSWMSLKYGGLQGLMSVMGDIRPKNDLGHPFCDNLRRGDWMIDYVSNRLVIKGGALGEVGKWFQAMFTYLKRIPRYLVPCYFDSIIVGAYTTALDIVFNKMSNFIQTGSTLVKQLALGSVQMCGVGLHPALPPLAPTLLDVPYRLNGVTNEKEQCCVSLAAGLPHFATGMVRCWGRDTFMALRGLMLVTGRHLEARNIILAFAGTLRYGLIPNLLGQGTGARYNCRDAVWWWLQCIQDYCNMVPDGVNILMCPVSRMYPTNVSQPQPAGAWIQPLYDVIHEAMTRHMQGTEFRERNAGPQIDRNMTDEGFNVEAKVNEDTGFVYGGNRFNCGTWMDKMGESDKAHNKGIPATPRDGSAVEIVGLCKSTVRWLVDLHTHGFFPYATLTILSDGRNISVSYEEWNRKIQENFEKMFYVSHNLQDPNEKHPDLVHKRGIYKDSYGASSPWCDYQLRPNFAITMVVAPELFTVERAWEALEMAEKKLLGPLGMKTLDPDDMKYCGVYDNALDSENFNVAKGFNYHQGPEWLWPVGYFLRAKLYFAKKMGPDIYDKTVYLVKNVLSRHNIHFERSSWKGLPELTNENGQYCPFSCETQAWSIATILEVLHDL, encoded by the exons ATGGTTCGAAGCAGACAGACCAGAGTACTGTTCCTGAATGACATGGAGCGACTAGAGAGGACTCTGTTCCGACTAGAGCAAG GCTTTGAGCTCCAGTTCCGGTTGGGGCCCACTCTGCAGGGGAGGCATGTGCAGGTCCACACTAACTACCCTGCGGAGGGAGAGAAGTTTGACCGGCTTAAGTTCTGGCCTCTGAACTGGATAAACCCAACGGGGAGAGACGATGACTCGGACAAGTACTGCAAACTGGACCTGCAGGTGGCAGGGTCCTACCAGTATTACTTTTGTGCTGG GACTGAAGAGAAGACTGGTAGTGGCTACATAGTGGTGGACCCAGTGCTGCGTGTGGGTGCTGATAACCATGTCCTACCCCTGGACTGTATTGCCATTCAGACATACCTGGCCAAGTGCCTGGGGCCTCTGGACGAATGGCAGGACAGGCTCAGGGTTGCCAAGGAGACCG gtTATAACATGATCCACTTCACCCCGCTGCAGAAGTTAGGGATGTCTCGCTCCTGCTATTCTCTGGCCGACCAACTGGAGCTCAACCCAGAGTTCTCTACTGAAGGGAAGAACTACACCTGGATGGATGTGGGCAACCTGGTGGAGAAACTGAAGAAAGAGTGGAACATGGTCTGCATCACTGACGTGGTCTACAACCATACAG ctgCTAACAGTAGGTGGTTATGTCTACACCCTGAGTGTGGCTATAATCTGGTGAACTCGCCTCACCTGAAGCCAGCCTGGGTGCTGGACAGGGCTCTGTGGCACCTCACCTGTGACATCGCAGACGGGAAGTACAGTGGCCATGGTGTTCCTGCTCACATCGAGAATGAACACCAACTCCAC ATGCTGCGAGGTGTCCTGTGGGATGAGATCTACCCCAGGACCAAGCTGTGGGAGTTCTACCAGGTGAACGTGGAGAAGGCTGTGGAACAGTTCAGGAAGCTGCTTCAGGCAG GAGGCAAAGCAGTGAGATTAGAGAATGAGGATAAGAAGCGTCTGAGGATCCTCCCGGACCCCCATTGTCGACGCTTCGGTAACACCGTGGACATGACCTCAGCCTTGGAGACCTTCATACCCAATGG CAATGAGCCCTCATCCATCCAAGAGTGTTGTAACTGGTTGAGGAACAGACTGGAGGAGTTGAATGTGGAGAGCTATAAGGAGATGCACTACCATGAGGAACAGGCCACCaactgcattgtgggaaatgtagtgtACGAACGCCTTGCAGACCACGGGCCTAAGTTGGGACCTATTACCAGGAACCATCCAGTGGTGTGTGGATATTTCACCTTCCCGTTTGAGGACAACTTGACCTTTGACCAGGAAATGCAGCTGATGAGCCAGACAGACAAAGCGTGTCACTTCCTGGCCCACAACGGCTGGGTGATGTCAGACGACCCCCTGAGGAACTTTGCAGAGCCAG GCTCTAACGTGTACCTGAGGAGGGAGCTGATCTGCTGGGGAGACAGTGTGAAGCTGCGTTACGGTGAGAAACCAGCGGACTGTCCCTACCTGTGGGCCCACATGAAGAAGTATACAGAGATCACAGCCCAACACTTTGCGGGCGTGCGCTTGGACAACTGTCACTCCACTCCTCTACATGTGGCCGAG TACATGTTGGAGAGAGCTCGCGAGCTGAAGCCTGACCTGTATGTGGTGGCTGAGCTGTTCACGGGCAGCGAGGAGCTGGACAATGTCTTTGTCACTAGACTGGCCATTACCTCCCTCATCAGAG aGGCTATGAGTGCAGGGGACAGTCATGAGGAGGGCAGGCTGGTCTACAGGTTTGGTGGAGAGCCTGTGGGCTCTTTCGTCCAGCCCAGCCTCAGACCTCTGGTGCCCTCTATCGCCCATGCCATGTTCCTGGATGTTACTCATGACAACGAGTGCCCTGTCCAG ATTCGCTCTGTGTACGACTCCCTCCCGAGCTCTGCTATCGTCTCCATGGCCAGTTGTGCTACAGGCAGTACTAGAGGATATGACGAGCTGGTCCCTCACCAG ATCTCTGTTGTGAAGGAGGAGCGCTTCTATCCAAAGTGGAACTCGGAGGCCAAGCCCTCCTCTGCAGGGGAGGTGAACTCCCAGAGTGGTATCATCGCTGGGAAACTGGCACTCAACAAGTTGCACCAGGAACTGGCCTCTAAGGGCTTCTCGCAG gtcTATGTGGACCAGGTGGATGAGGACATAGTGGCAGTAACCAGACATTGTCCCAGCACACACCAGTCTGTGGTAGCTGTGTGTCACACTGCCTTCAGGAACCCCAAGACCTATCAATATAGACAGGAGGTTCCCCCCATGTGCATCCCAG GTAAAATAGAGGAGGTGGTACTGGAGGCCAGGACCGTGGAGAGGATAGCTGGGTCGTACCAGAAAGACCGGAAGAGCATCAACGGTCTCCCTGATCACACATTAGAGATCAGAGAACACATCCAG CTACATGACAGCAAGATTGTGAAACAGGATGATGTCATGTGTAAGGGCCGCAGTGAATTTGTCCAGGAGATTGAATTCGAACACCTCAGCCCTGGTAGTGTGATAGTGTTCAG GGTGAGTCTGGACCCCAGGTCCCAGGAGCTGGTGGGGGTTCTGAGGAGACACCTGGTCCAGTTCAGTGACCATTACAAGACGGGCAGTATGCCTGACAACAACGCCCCAGCCATACTCACTACTCCACTGGCAGC TATTATGTCCAAGGTGACCCTGGCGGACATGAACGTGTTGCTGTTCCGTTGTGACGCTGAAGAGCAGGAGGACGGTGGAGGCTGCTACAACATCCCTTCCTGGATGAGTCTCAAGTACGGAGGCCTGCAAG GTCTGATGTCAGTGATGGGGGACATTCGTCCCAAAAACGACCTGGGACACCCCTTCTGTGACAACCTGAGACGGGGCGATTGGATGATCGACTACGTCAGCAACCGGCTGGTCATCAAGGGAGGAGCACTGGGCGAG GTAGGCAAGTGGTTCCAGGCCATGTTTACCTATCTGAAGCGGATCCCTCGCTACCTGGTGCCATGCTACTTCGACTCCATCATTGTTGGGGCTTATACCACCGCCTTGGATATTGTGTTCAATAAAATGTCAAA CTTCATCCAGACCGGTTCCACCCTGGTGAAGCAGTTAGCTCTGGGCTCAGTACAGATGTGTGGAGTGGGCCTGCACCCCGCCCTTCCCCCCCTGGCACCCACCCTGCTTGACGTGCCCTACCGTCTCAATGGCGTTACCAACGAGAAAGAGCAGTGCTGTGTGTCACTGGCTGCAG GTCTTCCTCATTTTGCGACTGGGATGGTCCGTTGCTGGGGCCGGGACACTTTCATGGCACTGCGAGGTCTGATGCTGGTGACAGGAAGACACCTGGAGGCCAG AAACATAATCCTGGCGTTCGCTGGCACCCTGAGGTATGGCCTGATCCCCAACCTGCTGGGACAGGGGACTGGCGCCCGCTATAACTGCCGTGACGCagtatggtggtggctgcagTGCATCCAGGACTACTGCAACATGGTGCCTGACGGAGTCAACATCCTCATGTGCCCTGTGTCAAGGATGTATCCCACCAATGTGTCCCAGCCACAGCCCGCTGGAGCCTGG ATCCAGCCCCTGTATGATGTCATTCATGAGGCGATGACGCGTCATATGCAGGGGACGGAGTTCAGGGAGAGGAACGCTGGACCACAGATAGATCGCAACATGACCGATGAAG GGTTTAATGTTGAGGCCAAGGTGAATGAAGATACTGGGTTTGTCTATGGAGGAAATCGCTTCAACTGCGGGACATGGATGGACAAGATGGGAGAGAGTGACAAGGCTCATAACAAAGGAATCCCAGCTACACCTAG GGATGGCTCTGCAGTGGAGATAGTGGGTCTCTGTAAGTCCACAGTGCGCTGGTTAGTGGACCTTCATACGCACGGCTTCTTCCCTTACGCAACCCTCACCATCCTTAGTGATG GTCGTAACATCTCTGTGTCCTATGAAGAGTGGAACAGAAAGATCCAGGAGAACTTTGAGAAGATGTTTTACGTGTCTCACAACCTTCAGGACCCCAATGAGAAACACCCAGACCTGGTGCACAAGAGAGGCATCTACAAGGACAGCTATGGGGCCTCCAGTCCCTGGTGTGACTACCAGCTCAGGCCCAACTTTGCTATCACCATGGTGGTG GCTCCAGAGCTGTTCACAGTGGAAAGGGCCTGGGAGGCACTAGAGATGGCAGAGAAGAAGCTGCTCGGCCCCCTGGGAATGAAGACGTTAGATCCAGA TGACATGAAGTACTGTGGTGTCTACGATAATGCTCTGGATAGTGAGAATTTCAATGTTGCTAAGGGCTTCAACTACCATCAAGGACCT GAGTGGCTCTGGCCAGTCGGCTATTTCCTACGAGCCAAACTGTACTTTGCCAAGAAGATGGGGCCAGATATATATGACAAGACTGTGTACCTGGTGAAGAATGTCCTCTCTAGGCATAACATCCACTTCGAGAG ATCGTCTTGGAAGGGTCTACCTGAGCTGACTAATGAGAATGGCCAGTACTGTCCCTTCAGCTGTGAGAC
- the LOC110535501 gene encoding glycogen debranching enzyme isoform X2, whose protein sequence is MVRSRQTRVLFLNDMERLERTLFRLEQGFELQFRLGPTLQGRHVQVHTNYPAEGEKFDRLKFWPLNWINPTGRDDDSDKYCKLDLQVAGSYQYYFCAGTEEKTGSGYIVVDPVLRVGADNHVLPLDCIAIQTYLAKCLGPLDEWQDRLRVAKETGYNMIHFTPLQKLGMSRSCYSLADQLELNPEFSTEGKNYTWMDVGNLVEKLKKEWNMVCITDVVYNHTAANSRWLCLHPECGYNLVNSPHLKPAWVLDRALWHLTCDIADGKYSGHGVPAHIENEHQLHMLRGVLWDEIYPRTKLWEFYQVNVEKAVEQFRKLLQAGGKAVRLENEDKKRLRILPDPHCRRFGNTVDMTSALETFIPNGNEPSSIQECCNWLRNRLEELNVESYKEMHYHEEQATNCIVGNVVYERLADHGPKLGPITRNHPVVCGYFTFPFEDNLTFDQEMQLMSQTDKACHFLAHNGWVMSDDPLRNFAEPGSNVYLRRELICWGDSVKLRYGEKPADCPYLWAHMKKYTEITAQHFAGVRLDNCHSTPLHVAEAMLATARGVRPNLYVIAELFTGSELIDNVFVNRLGITSLVREAMSAGDSHEEGRLVYRFGGEPVGSFVQPSLRPLVPSIAHAMFLDVTHDNECPVQIRSVYDSLPSSAIVSMASCATGSTRGYDELVPHQISVVKEERFYPKWNSEAKPSSAGEVNSQSGIIAGKLALNKLHQELASKGFSQVYVDQVDEDIVAVTRHCPSTHQSVVAVCHTAFRNPKTYQYRQEVPPMCIPGKIEEVVLEARTVERIAGSYQKDRKSINGLPDHTLEIREHIQLHDSKIVKQDDVMCKGRSEFVQEIEFEHLSPGSVIVFRVSLDPRSQELVGVLRRHLVQFSDHYKTGSMPDNNAPAILTTPLAAIMSKVTLADMNVLLFRCDAEEQEDGGGCYNIPSWMSLKYGGLQGLMSVMGDIRPKNDLGHPFCDNLRRGDWMIDYVSNRLVIKGGALGEVGKWFQAMFTYLKRIPRYLVPCYFDSIIVGAYTTALDIVFNKMSNFIQTGSTLVKQLALGSVQMCGVGLHPALPPLAPTLLDVPYRLNGVTNEKEQCCVSLAAGLPHFATGMVRCWGRDTFMALRGLMLVTGRHLEARNIILAFAGTLRYGLIPNLLGQGTGARYNCRDAVWWWLQCIQDYCNMVPDGVNILMCPVSRMYPTNVSQPQPAGAWIQPLYDVIHEAMTRHMQGTEFRERNAGPQIDRNMTDEGFNVEAKVNEDTGFVYGGNRFNCGTWMDKMGESDKAHNKGIPATPRDGSAVEIVGLCKSTVRWLVDLHTHGFFPYATLTILSDGRNISVSYEEWNRKIQENFEKMFYVSHNLQDPNEKHPDLVHKRGIYKDSYGASSPWCDYQLRPNFAITMVVAPELFTVERAWEALEMAEKKLLGPLGMKTLDPDDMKYCGVYDNALDSENFNVAKGFNYHQGPEWLWPVGYFLRAKLYFAKKMGPDIYDKTVYLVKNVLSRHNIHFERSSWKGLPELTNENGQYCPFSCETQAWSIATILEVLHDL, encoded by the exons ATGGTTCGAAGCAGACAGACCAGAGTACTGTTCCTGAATGACATGGAGCGACTAGAGAGGACTCTGTTCCGACTAGAGCAAG GCTTTGAGCTCCAGTTCCGGTTGGGGCCCACTCTGCAGGGGAGGCATGTGCAGGTCCACACTAACTACCCTGCGGAGGGAGAGAAGTTTGACCGGCTTAAGTTCTGGCCTCTGAACTGGATAAACCCAACGGGGAGAGACGATGACTCGGACAAGTACTGCAAACTGGACCTGCAGGTGGCAGGGTCCTACCAGTATTACTTTTGTGCTGG GACTGAAGAGAAGACTGGTAGTGGCTACATAGTGGTGGACCCAGTGCTGCGTGTGGGTGCTGATAACCATGTCCTACCCCTGGACTGTATTGCCATTCAGACATACCTGGCCAAGTGCCTGGGGCCTCTGGACGAATGGCAGGACAGGCTCAGGGTTGCCAAGGAGACCG gtTATAACATGATCCACTTCACCCCGCTGCAGAAGTTAGGGATGTCTCGCTCCTGCTATTCTCTGGCCGACCAACTGGAGCTCAACCCAGAGTTCTCTACTGAAGGGAAGAACTACACCTGGATGGATGTGGGCAACCTGGTGGAGAAACTGAAGAAAGAGTGGAACATGGTCTGCATCACTGACGTGGTCTACAACCATACAG ctgCTAACAGTAGGTGGTTATGTCTACACCCTGAGTGTGGCTATAATCTGGTGAACTCGCCTCACCTGAAGCCAGCCTGGGTGCTGGACAGGGCTCTGTGGCACCTCACCTGTGACATCGCAGACGGGAAGTACAGTGGCCATGGTGTTCCTGCTCACATCGAGAATGAACACCAACTCCAC ATGCTGCGAGGTGTCCTGTGGGATGAGATCTACCCCAGGACCAAGCTGTGGGAGTTCTACCAGGTGAACGTGGAGAAGGCTGTGGAACAGTTCAGGAAGCTGCTTCAGGCAG GAGGCAAAGCAGTGAGATTAGAGAATGAGGATAAGAAGCGTCTGAGGATCCTCCCGGACCCCCATTGTCGACGCTTCGGTAACACCGTGGACATGACCTCAGCCTTGGAGACCTTCATACCCAATGG CAATGAGCCCTCATCCATCCAAGAGTGTTGTAACTGGTTGAGGAACAGACTGGAGGAGTTGAATGTGGAGAGCTATAAGGAGATGCACTACCATGAGGAACAGGCCACCaactgcattgtgggaaatgtagtgtACGAACGCCTTGCAGACCACGGGCCTAAGTTGGGACCTATTACCAGGAACCATCCAGTGGTGTGTGGATATTTCACCTTCCCGTTTGAGGACAACTTGACCTTTGACCAGGAAATGCAGCTGATGAGCCAGACAGACAAAGCGTGTCACTTCCTGGCCCACAACGGCTGGGTGATGTCAGACGACCCCCTGAGGAACTTTGCAGAGCCAG GCTCTAACGTGTACCTGAGGAGGGAGCTGATCTGCTGGGGAGACAGTGTGAAGCTGCGTTACGGTGAGAAACCAGCGGACTGTCCCTACCTGTGGGCCCACATGAAGAAGTATACAGAGATCACAGCCCAACACTTTGCGGGCGTGCGCTTGGACAACTGTCACTCCACTCCTCTACATGTGGCCGAG GCGATGCTGGCAACAGCCAGGGGGGTCAGACCTAACCTCTATGTGATAGCTGAACTCTTTACGGGCAGCGAGCTGATTGACAATGTGTTTGTAAACCGCCTGGGGATTACCAGTCTGGTCAGAG aGGCTATGAGTGCAGGGGACAGTCATGAGGAGGGCAGGCTGGTCTACAGGTTTGGTGGAGAGCCTGTGGGCTCTTTCGTCCAGCCCAGCCTCAGACCTCTGGTGCCCTCTATCGCCCATGCCATGTTCCTGGATGTTACTCATGACAACGAGTGCCCTGTCCAG ATTCGCTCTGTGTACGACTCCCTCCCGAGCTCTGCTATCGTCTCCATGGCCAGTTGTGCTACAGGCAGTACTAGAGGATATGACGAGCTGGTCCCTCACCAG ATCTCTGTTGTGAAGGAGGAGCGCTTCTATCCAAAGTGGAACTCGGAGGCCAAGCCCTCCTCTGCAGGGGAGGTGAACTCCCAGAGTGGTATCATCGCTGGGAAACTGGCACTCAACAAGTTGCACCAGGAACTGGCCTCTAAGGGCTTCTCGCAG gtcTATGTGGACCAGGTGGATGAGGACATAGTGGCAGTAACCAGACATTGTCCCAGCACACACCAGTCTGTGGTAGCTGTGTGTCACACTGCCTTCAGGAACCCCAAGACCTATCAATATAGACAGGAGGTTCCCCCCATGTGCATCCCAG GTAAAATAGAGGAGGTGGTACTGGAGGCCAGGACCGTGGAGAGGATAGCTGGGTCGTACCAGAAAGACCGGAAGAGCATCAACGGTCTCCCTGATCACACATTAGAGATCAGAGAACACATCCAG CTACATGACAGCAAGATTGTGAAACAGGATGATGTCATGTGTAAGGGCCGCAGTGAATTTGTCCAGGAGATTGAATTCGAACACCTCAGCCCTGGTAGTGTGATAGTGTTCAG GGTGAGTCTGGACCCCAGGTCCCAGGAGCTGGTGGGGGTTCTGAGGAGACACCTGGTCCAGTTCAGTGACCATTACAAGACGGGCAGTATGCCTGACAACAACGCCCCAGCCATACTCACTACTCCACTGGCAGC TATTATGTCCAAGGTGACCCTGGCGGACATGAACGTGTTGCTGTTCCGTTGTGACGCTGAAGAGCAGGAGGACGGTGGAGGCTGCTACAACATCCCTTCCTGGATGAGTCTCAAGTACGGAGGCCTGCAAG GTCTGATGTCAGTGATGGGGGACATTCGTCCCAAAAACGACCTGGGACACCCCTTCTGTGACAACCTGAGACGGGGCGATTGGATGATCGACTACGTCAGCAACCGGCTGGTCATCAAGGGAGGAGCACTGGGCGAG GTAGGCAAGTGGTTCCAGGCCATGTTTACCTATCTGAAGCGGATCCCTCGCTACCTGGTGCCATGCTACTTCGACTCCATCATTGTTGGGGCTTATACCACCGCCTTGGATATTGTGTTCAATAAAATGTCAAA CTTCATCCAGACCGGTTCCACCCTGGTGAAGCAGTTAGCTCTGGGCTCAGTACAGATGTGTGGAGTGGGCCTGCACCCCGCCCTTCCCCCCCTGGCACCCACCCTGCTTGACGTGCCCTACCGTCTCAATGGCGTTACCAACGAGAAAGAGCAGTGCTGTGTGTCACTGGCTGCAG GTCTTCCTCATTTTGCGACTGGGATGGTCCGTTGCTGGGGCCGGGACACTTTCATGGCACTGCGAGGTCTGATGCTGGTGACAGGAAGACACCTGGAGGCCAG AAACATAATCCTGGCGTTCGCTGGCACCCTGAGGTATGGCCTGATCCCCAACCTGCTGGGACAGGGGACTGGCGCCCGCTATAACTGCCGTGACGCagtatggtggtggctgcagTGCATCCAGGACTACTGCAACATGGTGCCTGACGGAGTCAACATCCTCATGTGCCCTGTGTCAAGGATGTATCCCACCAATGTGTCCCAGCCACAGCCCGCTGGAGCCTGG ATCCAGCCCCTGTATGATGTCATTCATGAGGCGATGACGCGTCATATGCAGGGGACGGAGTTCAGGGAGAGGAACGCTGGACCACAGATAGATCGCAACATGACCGATGAAG GGTTTAATGTTGAGGCCAAGGTGAATGAAGATACTGGGTTTGTCTATGGAGGAAATCGCTTCAACTGCGGGACATGGATGGACAAGATGGGAGAGAGTGACAAGGCTCATAACAAAGGAATCCCAGCTACACCTAG GGATGGCTCTGCAGTGGAGATAGTGGGTCTCTGTAAGTCCACAGTGCGCTGGTTAGTGGACCTTCATACGCACGGCTTCTTCCCTTACGCAACCCTCACCATCCTTAGTGATG GTCGTAACATCTCTGTGTCCTATGAAGAGTGGAACAGAAAGATCCAGGAGAACTTTGAGAAGATGTTTTACGTGTCTCACAACCTTCAGGACCCCAATGAGAAACACCCAGACCTGGTGCACAAGAGAGGCATCTACAAGGACAGCTATGGGGCCTCCAGTCCCTGGTGTGACTACCAGCTCAGGCCCAACTTTGCTATCACCATGGTGGTG GCTCCAGAGCTGTTCACAGTGGAAAGGGCCTGGGAGGCACTAGAGATGGCAGAGAAGAAGCTGCTCGGCCCCCTGGGAATGAAGACGTTAGATCCAGA TGACATGAAGTACTGTGGTGTCTACGATAATGCTCTGGATAGTGAGAATTTCAATGTTGCTAAGGGCTTCAACTACCATCAAGGACCT GAGTGGCTCTGGCCAGTCGGCTATTTCCTACGAGCCAAACTGTACTTTGCCAAGAAGATGGGGCCAGATATATATGACAAGACTGTGTACCTGGTGAAGAATGTCCTCTCTAGGCATAACATCCACTTCGAGAG ATCGTCTTGGAAGGGTCTACCTGAGCTGACTAATGAGAATGGCCAGTACTGTCCCTTCAGCTGTGAGAC